CGTCGCTCGTGGCGCTGCATCTGGCCAGTCAGTCCCTGCTCGCGGGGGAGTGCGACATGGCGCTCGCGGGGGGCTCGTCCATCCGGACGCCGCAGGTGGCGGCGCACCGTGCCCAGCAGGGCGGCATCCTGTCGCCGGAGGGGCGCTGTCGGCCTTTCGACGTGCATGCGGCGGGCACGGTGGTGGGCAATGGCGTGGCGGTGCTGGTGCTCAAGCGGCTGGCGGACGCGCTGGCGGACCGCGACCCCATCCGCGCCATCGTGCTCGGCACGGCGGTGAACAACGACGGTGGAGGGAAGACGGGGTTCGCGGCGCCGTCGGTCCACGGGCAGGCGGAGGTGATCCGGGAAGCCCTGTCGGTGGCGGGCGTGTCTCCCGCGGAGGTCTCCTACGTGGAGGCGCACGGGACGGCGACGGCGCTGGGAGACCCCATCGAGGTCGCGGCGCTCAAGCAGGCGTTCCAGGGTGCCCCCCGGGGGGCCTGCGGCCTGGGCGCGGTGAAGAGCAACTTCGGCCACCTGGACTCGGCCGCGGGCGTGGCTGGAGTCATCAAGACGGTGCTGTCACTGGAGCACCGGACGCTCCCGCCCACGCTGAACTTCACGGCGCCGCATCCGATGCTGGAGCTGGAGGAGAGCCCCTTCCGGGTCGTGTCGAGCCCGCGTGCGTGGGACGGGCCCCGGCCGCTGCGCGCCGGAGTGACCGCGCTGGGGATTGGCGGCACCAACGCGCACGTGGTGTTGCAGGAGGCGCCCGCCCTCCCCGAGGCGGATCCGCCCAGGCGTGGGGAGGAGCTGCTGCTGCTGTCCGCGAAGACGGAGGGGGCGCTGGAGCGGATGACCGCGGCGCTCGCGGAGCGGCTGCGCGAGGAGGCGGGCCCGGGCGGGGCTCCCGGCTGGCTCGCGGATGCCGCGCACACGCTCCAGGTGGGACGTGCGCGCTTCCCCTGGCGTCGCTTCGTCGTGGCCGGTCAGCCCGAGGAGGCCGCGGCGCTGCTGGAAGGGGCGCGGGGGGCGGACGCGTCCTCTCGGGTGCGCACCGTCCTCGAGGTGGGGGAGTCGCGCGGGGTGGCCTTCCTGTTCCCGGGGGGCGGCGCGCAGCGGGTGAACATGGGCGAGTCCTTCCTCCGCGAGCCCGCGTTCCGTGTGGCCATCGATACCTGCGCGGAGTGGCTTCGCGGTCCCCTGGGTGGGGACCCGCGGGAGGTGATGTTCGCGGGCCCCGAGCGGTTCGACGCCGCGTCCGCCGAACTGGACCGGCCGTGGTGGTCCCAGCCCGCGTTGTTCGTGTGCGACTGGGCGCTCGCCCAGCTGTGGCTGTCGTGGGGCGTGAAGCCGCAGGCGCTGCTGGGGCACTCGCTGGGCGAGTACGTGGCCGCGTGCCTCGCGGGGGTGTTCACATTGGAGGAGGCGCTGGGGCTCGTCGTCGCCCGGGGCCAGCTGATGGAGGCGATGCCCGCGGGCGGCATGCTGTCCGTGCTCGCGCCGGTGGAGCAGGTGGAGGCGCTCGTGGGCCCGGGCGTGTCGGTGGCGGCCATCAACGGTCCGCAGACCTGTGTCCTCTCCGGGCCGCTGCGGGCCCTGGACGCCGCCGAACGGACGCTGACGGCGCGGGGCATCGAGCACAAGCGGGTGCGCTACTCGCGTGCCGCGCACTCCTCGATGCTGGAGCCGTTCCTGGAGGACTTCGCGCGCGAGGTGGGCCGGGTGAAGCTCCGCGAGCCCACGCTGCCTGTCGTGTCCAGCCTCACCGGCCGGTGGTTGCAGGCGCGCGAGGCGACGTCGCCGGACTACTGGGTCAGGCACCTGCGGCACACGGTCCGATTCTCGGAGGCGCTGGGCTGCCTGCTGGAGTCGGGCGACCGGGCCTTGATCGAAGTGGGGCCCGGCACGACGTTGACCGCGCTGGCCCGGCAGCACCCCGCGCGCAAGACGCAGCCCGCGCTGGCCACGCTGCCCACGAAGGGGGATGCCCCCGTGAGCGCCCTGTCCGCGCAAGGCGAGGCCTGGGCCGCGGGCGTGGATATGGACTGGGAGCGCCTTCGGGAGGGCGAGCGGCGCCGGCGCGTGGAGCTGCCGACCTACAGCTTCGACCGCGAGCACTACAGCCTGAACGATGTCCCGCTGGACGCGCGACGCCCGGGGGCAGGGGGCCCTGCTCCGGCAGTCCAGGCGAACCGGTCGCGGACGCCGGGGGCTTCCCCGAGAGAGCGCGGTCCCCGGCGCGGTGAGCGTGTGGCGCCTCGTGATGGGACGGAGCGGAGGCTCGTCGAGTGCTTCCAGCAGGTGTTCCGGATCCAGGACGTGGGCATTCACGATGACTTCTTCGCGCTGGGCGGGGACTCGCTGATCGCGCTCCGCCTGCTGGCGATGATCTCCGAGCGCTTCGGCCAGCAGCTCGCGCTGAAGGAGATGCTGACCGCGCCCACGGTGGAGTTGTTGGCCCGGAAGCTGGGAGGGCGCGAGGAGGCCCCATCCCTGCCGCCGGGGGTGGCGTTGCTCCAGCAGGGCTCGCGCGGGCCCCCGCTCTTCTTCGTGCACGCGGCGGGGGGGCAGGCCGTGTTCTATCGCGAGCTCGCGCGGGCCATCGACGTGGACCGGACGGCGTATGCCTTCGAGGCGCGGGGCCTGGAGGCGGACGGGCCGCTGCACACGTCCGTCGACGCG
This genomic interval from Corallococcus silvisoli contains the following:
- a CDS encoding type I polyketide synthase — its product is MDDANEVGADGVPMAVAVVGLALRFPGAEDARQFWRNLAGGVESITRLDAAGRARAGLPQGDGWITAAGEVADPEGFDAAFFGYSRSEAEQTDPQHRAFLECAWAAMESAGYGPRGRPMRVAVYAGAGFTTYGGRDVSAGLVSSVGLSGDFLATRVSYELDLTGPAMTVQSACSTSLVALHLASQSLLAGECDMALAGGSSIRTPQVAAHRAQQGGILSPEGRCRPFDVHAAGTVVGNGVAVLVLKRLADALADRDPIRAIVLGTAVNNDGGGKTGFAAPSVHGQAEVIREALSVAGVSPAEVSYVEAHGTATALGDPIEVAALKQAFQGAPRGACGLGAVKSNFGHLDSAAGVAGVIKTVLSLEHRTLPPTLNFTAPHPMLELEESPFRVVSSPRAWDGPRPLRAGVTALGIGGTNAHVVLQEAPALPEADPPRRGEELLLLSAKTEGALERMTAALAERLREEAGPGGAPGWLADAAHTLQVGRARFPWRRFVVAGQPEEAAALLEGARGADASSRVRTVLEVGESRGVAFLFPGGGAQRVNMGESFLREPAFRVAIDTCAEWLRGPLGGDPREVMFAGPERFDAASAELDRPWWSQPALFVCDWALAQLWLSWGVKPQALLGHSLGEYVAACLAGVFTLEEALGLVVARGQLMEAMPAGGMLSVLAPVEQVEALVGPGVSVAAINGPQTCVLSGPLRALDAAERTLTARGIEHKRVRYSRAAHSSMLEPFLEDFAREVGRVKLREPTLPVVSSLTGRWLQAREATSPDYWVRHLRHTVRFSEALGCLLESGDRALIEVGPGTTLTALARQHPARKTQPALATLPTKGDAPVSALSAQGEAWAAGVDMDWERLREGERRRRVELPTYSFDREHYSLNDVPLDARRPGAGGPAPAVQANRSRTPGASPRERGPRRGERVAPRDGTERRLVECFQQVFRIQDVGIHDDFFALGGDSLIALRLLAMISERFGQQLALKEMLTAPTVELLARKLGGREEAPSLPPGVALLQQGSRGPPLFFVHAAGGQAVFYRELARAIDVDRTAYAFEARGLEADGPLHTSVDAMATAYLEGLRALQPAGPYLLVGASFGGAVVYEMARRLMAEGLEVPLCAMLDTPGPGDVQKARAGGVGLAGEPAAMDPEQQRRYVTVWEANMTALREYRMPRFEGGTLQFFRAATVIEHMPRHVELEWLDSGAVVRVETVPGDHLSMLTGENAAGLGARLAALLP